A genomic segment from Amycolatopsis camponoti encodes:
- a CDS encoding cytochrome P450: MGSLRSRVLGWVGRRYLARQSKKGFDLEKMSSFLPDAALLPLRRDGLDPVAEIGAIRAEAPISKLDLPFGMNAWLVTGYDEAKAVLGKVTEFSTDFTNLVGNAGVTEDQNPGGLGFADPPVHTRLRKLLTPEFTMRRLNRLTPRIDEIVTEQLDAMAKTEGPVDLWRAFALPIPSLTICELLGVSYEDREDFQRLGTARFDLFGGASASLGAMSESLTYLLDIVKKQREEPGDGLLGMLIKEHGDEISDRELAGLADGVLTGGLETTASMLALGALVLLRDEKAFEAVRGDDESVHRFVEELLRYLTVVQMAFPRFAKEDMEIGGERISEGDIVLVSLSAADRDAKLGADMEKFDATREPTSHLAFSYGIHRCIGAELARMELRTAYPALVRRFPNLRLAVPAEELSFRKVSIVYGLDELPVLVD, from the coding sequence ATGGGGAGTCTCCGCTCACGGGTCCTGGGCTGGGTCGGGCGACGGTATCTCGCGCGTCAGTCGAAAAAGGGCTTCGACCTCGAGAAGATGTCGTCCTTCCTGCCCGACGCGGCGCTGCTGCCGCTCCGGCGCGACGGCCTCGACCCGGTCGCCGAGATCGGCGCCATCCGGGCCGAGGCGCCGATCAGCAAGCTCGACCTGCCGTTCGGGATGAACGCCTGGCTGGTCACGGGTTACGACGAAGCGAAGGCCGTGCTCGGCAAGGTGACGGAGTTCTCGACCGACTTCACCAACCTGGTGGGCAACGCCGGGGTCACCGAGGACCAGAACCCGGGCGGGCTCGGCTTCGCGGACCCGCCGGTGCACACCCGGCTGCGCAAGCTGCTCACGCCGGAGTTCACGATGCGCCGGCTCAACCGGCTGACCCCGCGGATCGACGAGATCGTCACCGAGCAGCTCGACGCGATGGCCAAGACCGAGGGCCCGGTCGACCTGTGGCGGGCGTTCGCACTGCCGATCCCGTCGCTGACCATCTGCGAGCTGCTCGGCGTGTCCTACGAGGACCGCGAGGACTTCCAGCGGCTGGGCACCGCGCGGTTCGACCTGTTCGGCGGGGCGAGCGCGTCGCTCGGTGCGATGTCGGAGTCGCTGACCTACCTGCTCGACATCGTCAAGAAGCAGCGCGAAGAGCCCGGCGACGGCCTGCTCGGCATGCTGATCAAGGAGCACGGCGACGAGATCTCCGACCGTGAGCTGGCCGGCCTCGCCGACGGCGTGCTGACCGGCGGCCTGGAGACGACGGCCAGCATGCTCGCGCTCGGGGCGCTGGTGCTGCTGCGCGACGAGAAGGCGTTCGAAGCGGTCCGCGGCGACGACGAGTCCGTGCACCGGTTCGTCGAGGAGCTGCTGCGCTACCTGACGGTGGTGCAGATGGCGTTCCCGCGGTTCGCCAAGGAGGACATGGAGATCGGCGGCGAGCGGATCTCCGAGGGCGACATCGTGCTGGTGTCCCTGTCTGCCGCGGACCGCGACGCGAAGCTGGGCGCGGACATGGAGAAGTTCGACGCCACCCGCGAGCCGACGTCGCACCTGGCGTTCAGCTACGGGATCCACCGCTGCATCGGCGCGGAGCTGGCCCGGATGGAGCTGCGCACGGCGTACCCGGCGCTGGTCCGCCGGTTCCCGAACCTGCGGCTCGCGGTGCCGGCGGAGGAGCTTTCGTTCCGCAAGGTGTCCATTGTGTACGGTCTGGACGAGCTGCCGGTCCTGGTGGACTGA